In Sorangium aterium, the genomic stretch GACAGTGCCGATCGTGGCCAGTCCGCAGCCGAACAGGAGGAGGTGGTGGTAGCAGGCCACGGTAGCCGTCGTGAACGACGTGGTATCGACCATCGTGCCTTCCACCTCCTGCACCAGGGAGATGAGCCCGCGCCCCTCCACCGCGATCGACCATGCGGGCCGGCGAACGCCAAACGCCAGCGTCATCCCGGTCGCAGGCCCCGGGGTGGTCCCGAGGCCCAGGGTCGCCCCGAGCCCCGCTTCGAGCCGCAGCGGCTCCGGCGGGGACGGGGCCGCCTCCGGCGGTGTTGGCACCTTCGGATGTTCGGCCCGGCGCACTGGCTCCGGCGCCGCCCGGCGCGCCCGCGAAAGCGGCGGTGAAGGCGGCGCTGAGGGCTCGGGCTCCGGCGAGGCCTCGGAGGGCGGTGGCGCCCGCTCCGGCATGTTCAGGATCTGCGCCACGATCGCGAGGGCCGCGCCGGAGAGCAGCGCCTCGCAGCCGTTCCGGGTGCCGAACCCCTCGGCCCAGATGGTATCGCCCGCGCTCTCGCTCCCGCGCAGGGCCATCGAGGCCGTGAGCTCCGGCCCTGCCTGCGCAATGGTGACCGTGAGCACCCGCGGCGCGTCGTCCTGGAAGGGGTCGGCGCCGAGCCCGCGCGCCACCTCTGCGCGCAGGAACGCCTCGTCGCCGCAGGCTTGGGCGCCAGGGCCCCGCACGACCTCGAGCCGCATCGCAGCCGGTCGCAGCTCCGGCGCGGCGCGGGCTGCCGCGACGCAGAGCAGGACCGTGGTGGCCATGGCCGCCGCCACGGCGGCGCGCGCCGGGCGCCCGGCGCCCCGGGTCGATCCGGCAGCGCACCGGGCGTGGCGCGCGCCGAGCCCGTGTCTGGGCCTGGTGCAGCTCATCGCGACGGCGCTCCTCCCGGCGCCCTCTGCTCGGGAGGAGCGAGGCGTGCTCGGCCGACGGTGCGGAGCCGCTCCCGCACGCCCGTCAGCCGGCCTGCGGGGAATCGCGCCTCGTGTGCGGCGAGCAGCCGGAGCGCCCCGGCGGGATCACCGGCCGAGAGGCGTTCTCGCGCTGCGGAGAGCAGCCGGAGCTCCTCCGCGAAGGTGTCCTCCCGCTCGCCGGCCGGTGCTGCCGCCCGCGGCGCGGCAGGGCACGGGCGCGGGAGCGCCTCGGCTGCGGGAGCCACGGGCGCTGGCTCCGGTGTCTGCTGCTGGGGCGTCGGTGCAAGGCAGGCGCTGCTCGCGGGCGGCGGCTCGGGCAGCAGCGCCTCGAAGCGCCGAGCCCAGTGGGCCGGCGGTGACGCGAGGGCGAGCTGCACGGCGATCGTACCGGCGACGCCTGCCGCGACCGTTCCGAGGTAACGGCCGACCCGAGCGAGCGTCCGCCGGAGGCTCGATGTCGCCGGCGTCTGCGGCAAGGGCGCCGTAGGCACGGGCCGAGCAGAGGCAGGGGGCACCGGCGGAGCTGGCGGCGGTGTGGGCGGAGCAGGTGCCGGCGCTGTCGGCGGAGCAGGGGGAGACGGCGCCGGCGGGGCGGCCGGCGGCACCGAGGCGCCCGCGCCGTCGTCGCGCACCAGGGAGTCGGACGCCAGCGGGAACAGGAGCCAGCAGGCGCGCAGCGCCTGTCGCTG encodes the following:
- a CDS encoding RNA polymerase sigma factor; translated protein: MDILPSVLRLLGVSEPDIDDLFQEILLAAYESLDRFDPAFPASTSAPLEEADSAGDPPPREGRRQQGSAEARWVFGIAWRKVSRYLDRAYRRREVPTGLHPAPHEQAVDPAPSSEQRVAGRERLELAIAVLGTIAPERRILLVLHEAFDVPVVEIARMLGINYNTACNRLRLAREDYRAAVARLRPEQRQALRACWLLFPLASDSLVRDDGAGASVPPAAPPAPSPPAPPTAPAPAPPTPPPAPPVPPASARPVPTAPLPQTPATSSLRRTLARVGRYLGTVAAGVAGTIAVQLALASPPAHWARRFEALLPEPPPASSACLAPTPQQQTPEPAPVAPAAEALPRPCPAAPRAAAPAGEREDTFAEELRLLSAARERLSAGDPAGALRLLAAHEARFPAGRLTGVRERLRTVGRARLAPPEQRAPGGAPSR